In Arachis hypogaea cultivar Tifrunner chromosome 2, arahy.Tifrunner.gnm2.J5K5, whole genome shotgun sequence, a genomic segment contains:
- the LOC112758368 gene encoding uncharacterized protein isoform X7 translates to MRVKLNSSLEDGDFCDALVQALYDAARVFELAIKEHKSLARVSWVSTAWLGVDQNAWVKPVSYQFIQAAVFSLLHAASEISSRRDGSDDRNVNVFVQRSLLRLSAPLEGLIREKLSTQMPEAYEWFWSEQVPAVVASFVNKFEGDGRFSATAVLNGKSMGSSSASDTSLLLLALTCIAVVSKLGPAKVSCSQFFSMIAEITGSLMDMLAGLIPVSQAYNSIKDIGLHREFLVHFGPRAAACRAKDEWGSEEIVFWVNLAQRQLQQVIDKEKIWSRLTTSESIEVLEKDLAIFGFFIALGRSTRSFLLANGFDTLDDPLEDIIRYLIGGSVFYYPQLSSISSYQLYVEVVCEELDWLPFYPGITSITKQTHTHKSKDEGPPNAEAVPQAFYVCSHWIQSFIKYSTWLESPSNVKAAEFLSIGHKKLMQSMEELGMKTEKTLEKEIKKTVDRQRSAVKSIAKDSDSFDEALKSVEEAVTRLEKLLQELHVSSSISGKEHIKAACSDLEKIRKLRKEAEFLEASFRAKADSLQQGVGGGQSHTQVGDDQEFTKGKSRKNANARVDRSKRNVGKSRGFLDIIIPRGSRKSDLEADVSASDNHDEQSPPNVGIMDQESSEFRRFETLRKELMELEKRVENSTYQSENNEDLVVIDDGARYSDAAGSLQLSRVQKKENIIEKSLGKLKETGTDVWQGTQLLAIDVAAATGLLRRALIGDELTEKEKKTLKRTVTDMASVVPIGVLMLLPVTAVGHAAMLAAIQRYVPGLIPSTYGRERLELLRQLEKVKQMAAIDVDSDDEDDVEK, encoded by the exons ATGAGGGTGAAACTTAATAGCTCACTTGAAGATGGAGACTTCTGTGATGCACTTGTTCAAGCTTTATATGACGCTGCCAGGGTTTTTGAATTAGCTATTAAAGAGCATAAATCATTAGCAAGAGTATCCTGGGTTTCAACTGCCTGGCTTGGGGTAGACCAAAATGCATGGGTGAAGCCAGTGTCATATCAG TTCATCCAGGCTGCTGTTTTCTCCTTATTGCATGCGGCAAGTGAAATTTCATCGCGAAGAGATGGCAGCGACGACAGAAATGTCAATGTCTTTGTTCAAAGGAG TTTGCTGAGGCTATCTGCTCCCCTGGAGGGTTTAATTAGAGAAAAATTATCAACCCAAATGCCCGAAGCATATGAATGGTTCTGGTCTGAGCAGGTTCCAGCTGTTGTGGCATCCTTTGTTAATAAGTTTGAAGGGGATGGACGCTTTTCCGCTACTGCTGTTTT GAATGGAAAAAGTATGGGTTCAAGCAGTGCAAGTGACACGTCCCTTCTTCTGCTTGCACTAACATGCATTGCTGTAGTCTCTAAACTTGGCCCGGCCAAAGTTTCTTGTTCACAATTCTTTTCCATGATCGCAGAGATAACTGGTAGTTTAATGGACATGCTGGCTGGTCTAATTCCTGTAAGCCAAGCTTATAATTCTATAAAGGATATTGGTCTGCACAGAGAATTTCTTGTTCATTTTGGGCCAAGAGCTGCAGCCTGTAGAGCAAAAGATGAATGGGGTTCAGAAGAGATTGTTTTCTGGGTGAATCTTGCTCAGAGGCAACTGCAGCAAGTTATTGATAAGGAGAAAATCTGGTCAAGACTGACAACTTCTGAAAGTATTGAG GTTTTGGAGAAGGATTTGGCTATATTTGGATTCTTTATCGCTTTAGGAAGAAGTACACGGTCCTTCCTTTTGGCGAATGGTTTTGATACCCTTGATGATCCACTGGAAGATATCATCAG GTACCTTATAGGAGGCAGCGTTTTTTACTACCCTCAGCTCTCATCCATTAGTTCATACCAATTGTATGTGGAG GTAGTTTGTGAAGAGCTGGACTGGCTTCCTTTTTATCCGGGTATCACCAGCATTACAAAACAGACTCACACgcataaaagtaaagatgaaggtcCCCCAAATGCTGAAGCAGTACCCCAGGCATTTTATGTTTGTTCTCATTGGATTCAGAGCTTTATCAAATATAGTACATGGCTAGAAAGCCCCTCAAATGTGAAAGCAGCTGAATTTCTGTCAATAGG GCACAAGAAGTTGATGCAGTCCATGGAAGAACTTGGGATGAAAAC GGAGAAGACATTAGAAAAAGAGATCAAGAAAACAGTTGATAGACAGAGATCTGCAGTTAAGTCAATTGCAAAAGATTCAGATTCATTTGATGAG GCATTGAAAAGTGTTGAAGAAGCTGTGACAAGACTCGAAAAGTTGCTCCAAGAGTTACATGTATCAAGCTCTATTTCTGGAAAAGAGCATATAAAAGCAGCCTGTTCTGACCTGGAAAAAATACGAAAACTTAGGAAAGAAGCTGAATTCCTGGAAGCATCTTTCAGGGCGAAGGCTGATTCTTTACAGCAG GGAGTTGGTGGTGGTCAGTCTCACACACAAGTTGGTGATGATCAAGAAtttacaaaagggaaaagcagaaAGAATGCAAATGCAAGGGTGGATAGGAGCAAAAG AAATGTTGGAAAATCTCGTGGATTCTTGGACATCATTATACCTCGTGGTAGCAGAAAGTCTGATCTGGAGGCTGATGTGAGTGCTTCT GATAATCATGATGAGCAGTCTCCACCAAATGTAGGGATCATGGACCAAGAATCCAGTGAATTCCGCCGGTTTGAGACTCTGAGAAAGGAGTTAATGGAACTTGAGAAACGTGTCGAAAATAGTACATATCAATCAGAAAATAACGAG gatttagtagTCATTGATGATGGTGCTCGTTATAGTGATGCTGCTGGATCTCTTCAGTTGTCCAGGGTTCAAAAGAAGGAAAATATCATAGAGAAATCTTTAGGCAAATTAAAAGAAACAGGAACG GATGTCTGGCAAGGAACTCAACTTCTAGCTATTGATGTCGCTGCTGCTACAGGATTGCTTAGAAGGGCTCTGATTGGGGATGAATTGactgagaaggagaagaaaacgcTTAAAAGAACGGTGACTGACATGGCTTCAGTTGTTCCTATTGGTGTTTTGATGCTTCTTCCA GTTACTGCAGTTGGGCATGCAGCCATGTTGGCTGCAATTCAGAGATATGTACCGGGTCTG ATTCCATCGACTTATGGACGAGAAAGGTTGGAGCTCTTGAGGCAGCTTGAGAAAGTGAAGCAAATGGCAGCCATTGATGTGGACTCGGATGACGAAGACGACGTAGAAAAATAA
- the LOC112758368 gene encoding uncharacterized protein isoform X10 — MRVKLNSSLEDGDFCDALVQALYDAARVFELAIKEHKSLARVSWVSTAWLGVDQNAWVKPVSYQAAVFSLLHAASEISSRRDGSDDRNVNVFVQRSLLRLSAPLEGLIREKLSTQMPEAYEWFWSEQVPAVVASFVNKFEGDGRFSATAVLNGKSMGSSSASDTSLLLLALTCIAVVSKLGPAKVSCSQFFSMIAEITGSLMDMLAGLIPVSQAYNSIKDIGLHREFLVHFGPRAAACRAKDEWGSEEIVFWVNLAQRQLQQVIDKEKIWSRLTTSESIEVLEKDLAIFGFFIALGRSTRSFLLANGFDTLDDPLEDIIRYLIGGSVFYYPQLSSISSYQLYVEVVCEELDWLPFYPGITSITKQTHTHKSKDEGPPNAEAVPQAFYVCSHWIQSFIKYSTWLESPSNVKAAEFLSIGHKKLMQSMEELGMKTEKTLEKEIKKTVDRQRSAVKSIAKDSDSFDEALKSVEEAVTRLEKLLQELHVSSSISGKEHIKAACSDLEKIRKLRKEAEFLEASFRAKADSLQQGVGGGQSHTQVGDDQEFTKGKSRKNANARVDRSKRNVGKSRGFLDIIIPRGSRKSDLEADDNHDEQSPPNVGIMDQESSEFRRFETLRKELMELEKRVENSTYQSENNEDLVVIDDGARYSDAAGSLQLSRVQKKENIIEKSLGKLKETGTDVWQGTQLLAIDVAAATGLLRRALIGDELTEKEKKTLKRTVTDMASVVPIGVLMLLPVTAVGHAAMLAAIQRYVPGLIPSTYGRERLELLRQLEKVKQMAAIDVDSDDEDDVEK; from the exons ATGAGGGTGAAACTTAATAGCTCACTTGAAGATGGAGACTTCTGTGATGCACTTGTTCAAGCTTTATATGACGCTGCCAGGGTTTTTGAATTAGCTATTAAAGAGCATAAATCATTAGCAAGAGTATCCTGGGTTTCAACTGCCTGGCTTGGGGTAGACCAAAATGCATGGGTGAAGCCAGTGTCATATCAG GCTGCTGTTTTCTCCTTATTGCATGCGGCAAGTGAAATTTCATCGCGAAGAGATGGCAGCGACGACAGAAATGTCAATGTCTTTGTTCAAAGGAG TTTGCTGAGGCTATCTGCTCCCCTGGAGGGTTTAATTAGAGAAAAATTATCAACCCAAATGCCCGAAGCATATGAATGGTTCTGGTCTGAGCAGGTTCCAGCTGTTGTGGCATCCTTTGTTAATAAGTTTGAAGGGGATGGACGCTTTTCCGCTACTGCTGTTTT GAATGGAAAAAGTATGGGTTCAAGCAGTGCAAGTGACACGTCCCTTCTTCTGCTTGCACTAACATGCATTGCTGTAGTCTCTAAACTTGGCCCGGCCAAAGTTTCTTGTTCACAATTCTTTTCCATGATCGCAGAGATAACTGGTAGTTTAATGGACATGCTGGCTGGTCTAATTCCTGTAAGCCAAGCTTATAATTCTATAAAGGATATTGGTCTGCACAGAGAATTTCTTGTTCATTTTGGGCCAAGAGCTGCAGCCTGTAGAGCAAAAGATGAATGGGGTTCAGAAGAGATTGTTTTCTGGGTGAATCTTGCTCAGAGGCAACTGCAGCAAGTTATTGATAAGGAGAAAATCTGGTCAAGACTGACAACTTCTGAAAGTATTGAG GTTTTGGAGAAGGATTTGGCTATATTTGGATTCTTTATCGCTTTAGGAAGAAGTACACGGTCCTTCCTTTTGGCGAATGGTTTTGATACCCTTGATGATCCACTGGAAGATATCATCAG GTACCTTATAGGAGGCAGCGTTTTTTACTACCCTCAGCTCTCATCCATTAGTTCATACCAATTGTATGTGGAGGTTG TTTGTGAAGAGCTGGACTGGCTTCCTTTTTATCCGGGTATCACCAGCATTACAAAACAGACTCACACgcataaaagtaaagatgaaggtcCCCCAAATGCTGAAGCAGTACCCCAGGCATTTTATGTTTGTTCTCATTGGATTCAGAGCTTTATCAAATATAGTACATGGCTAGAAAGCCCCTCAAATGTGAAAGCAGCTGAATTTCTGTCAATAGG GCACAAGAAGTTGATGCAGTCCATGGAAGAACTTGGGATGAAAAC GGAGAAGACATTAGAAAAAGAGATCAAGAAAACAGTTGATAGACAGAGATCTGCAGTTAAGTCAATTGCAAAAGATTCAGATTCATTTGATGAG GCATTGAAAAGTGTTGAAGAAGCTGTGACAAGACTCGAAAAGTTGCTCCAAGAGTTACATGTATCAAGCTCTATTTCTGGAAAAGAGCATATAAAAGCAGCCTGTTCTGACCTGGAAAAAATACGAAAACTTAGGAAAGAAGCTGAATTCCTGGAAGCATCTTTCAGGGCGAAGGCTGATTCTTTACAGCAG GGAGTTGGTGGTGGTCAGTCTCACACACAAGTTGGTGATGATCAAGAAtttacaaaagggaaaagcagaaAGAATGCAAATGCAAGGGTGGATAGGAGCAAAAG AAATGTTGGAAAATCTCGTGGATTCTTGGACATCATTATACCTCGTGGTAGCAGAAAGTCTGATCTGGAGGCTGAT GATAATCATGATGAGCAGTCTCCACCAAATGTAGGGATCATGGACCAAGAATCCAGTGAATTCCGCCGGTTTGAGACTCTGAGAAAGGAGTTAATGGAACTTGAGAAACGTGTCGAAAATAGTACATATCAATCAGAAAATAACGAG gatttagtagTCATTGATGATGGTGCTCGTTATAGTGATGCTGCTGGATCTCTTCAGTTGTCCAGGGTTCAAAAGAAGGAAAATATCATAGAGAAATCTTTAGGCAAATTAAAAGAAACAGGAACG GATGTCTGGCAAGGAACTCAACTTCTAGCTATTGATGTCGCTGCTGCTACAGGATTGCTTAGAAGGGCTCTGATTGGGGATGAATTGactgagaaggagaagaaaacgcTTAAAAGAACGGTGACTGACATGGCTTCAGTTGTTCCTATTGGTGTTTTGATGCTTCTTCCA GTTACTGCAGTTGGGCATGCAGCCATGTTGGCTGCAATTCAGAGATATGTACCGGGTCTG ATTCCATCGACTTATGGACGAGAAAGGTTGGAGCTCTTGAGGCAGCTTGAGAAAGTGAAGCAAATGGCAGCCATTGATGTGGACTCGGATGACGAAGACGACGTAGAAAAATAA
- the LOC112758368 gene encoding uncharacterized protein isoform X6: MALKLSANNNYLSLSSSNCWPSNGSPCTGRKVLALRCLLRNKWGNSRKGCLIRQFFVSNGDAGLEGCGKYYITLSKPRRRGYIFPFASADDGVTVNGSPQSSTSTDLEKMRVKLNSSLEDGDFCDALVQALYDAARVFELAIKEHKSLARVSWVSTAWLGVDQNAWVKPVSYQAAVFSLLHAASEISSRRDGSDDRNVNVFVQRSLLRLSAPLEGLIREKLSTQMPEAYEWFWSEQVPAVVASFVNKFEGDGRFSATAVLNGKSMGSSSASDTSLLLLALTCIAVVSKLGPAKVSCSQFFSMIAEITGSLMDMLAGLIPVSQAYNSIKDIGLHREFLVHFGPRAAACRAKDEWGSEEIVFWVNLAQRQLQQVIDKEKIWSRLTTSESIEVLEKDLAIFGFFIALGRSTRSFLLANGFDTLDDPLEDIIRYLIGGSVFYYPQLSSISSYQLYVEVVCEELDWLPFYPGITSITKQTHTHKSKDEGPPNAEAVPQAFYVCSHWIQSFIKYSTWLESPSNVKAAEFLSIGHKKLMQSMEELGMKTEKTLEKEIKKTVDRQRSAVKSIAKDSDSFDEALKSVEEAVTRLEKLLQELHVSSSISGKEHIKAACSDLEKIRKLRKEAEFLEASFRAKADSLQQGVGGGQSHTQVGDDQEFTKGKSRKNANARVDRSKRNVGKSRGFLDIIIPRGSRKSDLEADDNHDEQSPPNVGIMDQESSEFRRFETLRKELMELEKRVENSTYQSENNEDLVVIDDGARYSDAAGSLQLSRVQKKENIIEKSLGKLKETGTDVWQGTQLLAIDVAAATGLLRRALIGDELTEKEKKTLKRTVTDMASVVPIGVLMLLPVTAVGHAAMLAAIQRYVPGLIPSTYGRERLELLRQLEKVKQMAAIDVDSDDEDDVEK, translated from the exons ATGGCGCTCAAATTGAGCGCTAACAACAACTACCTTTCACTAAG CTCTTCAAATTGTTGGCCTTCCAATGGCTCCCCTTGCACAGGCAGAAAAGTATTGGCTTTGCGGTGTTTGTTACGAAATAAATGGGGTAATTCAAGAAAGGGCTGCCTGATACGACAATTTTTTGTGTCGAATGGTGATGCTGGTTTGGAGGGGTGTGGGAAGTACTATATAACGCTTTCCAAACCCAGGAggaggggatacattttcccatTTGCCTCAGCTGATGATGGTGTGACTGTCAACGGGAGTCCCCAATCTAGCACGAGTACAGACCTCGAGAAAATGAGGGTGAAACTTAATAGCTCACTTGAAGATGGAGACTTCTGTGATGCACTTGTTCAAGCTTTATATGACGCTGCCAGGGTTTTTGAATTAGCTATTAAAGAGCATAAATCATTAGCAAGAGTATCCTGGGTTTCAACTGCCTGGCTTGGGGTAGACCAAAATGCATGGGTGAAGCCAGTGTCATATCAG GCTGCTGTTTTCTCCTTATTGCATGCGGCAAGTGAAATTTCATCGCGAAGAGATGGCAGCGACGACAGAAATGTCAATGTCTTTGTTCAAAGGAG TTTGCTGAGGCTATCTGCTCCCCTGGAGGGTTTAATTAGAGAAAAATTATCAACCCAAATGCCCGAAGCATATGAATGGTTCTGGTCTGAGCAGGTTCCAGCTGTTGTGGCATCCTTTGTTAATAAGTTTGAAGGGGATGGACGCTTTTCCGCTACTGCTGTTTT GAATGGAAAAAGTATGGGTTCAAGCAGTGCAAGTGACACGTCCCTTCTTCTGCTTGCACTAACATGCATTGCTGTAGTCTCTAAACTTGGCCCGGCCAAAGTTTCTTGTTCACAATTCTTTTCCATGATCGCAGAGATAACTGGTAGTTTAATGGACATGCTGGCTGGTCTAATTCCTGTAAGCCAAGCTTATAATTCTATAAAGGATATTGGTCTGCACAGAGAATTTCTTGTTCATTTTGGGCCAAGAGCTGCAGCCTGTAGAGCAAAAGATGAATGGGGTTCAGAAGAGATTGTTTTCTGGGTGAATCTTGCTCAGAGGCAACTGCAGCAAGTTATTGATAAGGAGAAAATCTGGTCAAGACTGACAACTTCTGAAAGTATTGAG GTTTTGGAGAAGGATTTGGCTATATTTGGATTCTTTATCGCTTTAGGAAGAAGTACACGGTCCTTCCTTTTGGCGAATGGTTTTGATACCCTTGATGATCCACTGGAAGATATCATCAG GTACCTTATAGGAGGCAGCGTTTTTTACTACCCTCAGCTCTCATCCATTAGTTCATACCAATTGTATGTGGAGGTTG TTTGTGAAGAGCTGGACTGGCTTCCTTTTTATCCGGGTATCACCAGCATTACAAAACAGACTCACACgcataaaagtaaagatgaaggtcCCCCAAATGCTGAAGCAGTACCCCAGGCATTTTATGTTTGTTCTCATTGGATTCAGAGCTTTATCAAATATAGTACATGGCTAGAAAGCCCCTCAAATGTGAAAGCAGCTGAATTTCTGTCAATAGG GCACAAGAAGTTGATGCAGTCCATGGAAGAACTTGGGATGAAAAC GGAGAAGACATTAGAAAAAGAGATCAAGAAAACAGTTGATAGACAGAGATCTGCAGTTAAGTCAATTGCAAAAGATTCAGATTCATTTGATGAG GCATTGAAAAGTGTTGAAGAAGCTGTGACAAGACTCGAAAAGTTGCTCCAAGAGTTACATGTATCAAGCTCTATTTCTGGAAAAGAGCATATAAAAGCAGCCTGTTCTGACCTGGAAAAAATACGAAAACTTAGGAAAGAAGCTGAATTCCTGGAAGCATCTTTCAGGGCGAAGGCTGATTCTTTACAGCAG GGAGTTGGTGGTGGTCAGTCTCACACACAAGTTGGTGATGATCAAGAAtttacaaaagggaaaagcagaaAGAATGCAAATGCAAGGGTGGATAGGAGCAAAAG AAATGTTGGAAAATCTCGTGGATTCTTGGACATCATTATACCTCGTGGTAGCAGAAAGTCTGATCTGGAGGCTGAT GATAATCATGATGAGCAGTCTCCACCAAATGTAGGGATCATGGACCAAGAATCCAGTGAATTCCGCCGGTTTGAGACTCTGAGAAAGGAGTTAATGGAACTTGAGAAACGTGTCGAAAATAGTACATATCAATCAGAAAATAACGAG gatttagtagTCATTGATGATGGTGCTCGTTATAGTGATGCTGCTGGATCTCTTCAGTTGTCCAGGGTTCAAAAGAAGGAAAATATCATAGAGAAATCTTTAGGCAAATTAAAAGAAACAGGAACG GATGTCTGGCAAGGAACTCAACTTCTAGCTATTGATGTCGCTGCTGCTACAGGATTGCTTAGAAGGGCTCTGATTGGGGATGAATTGactgagaaggagaagaaaacgcTTAAAAGAACGGTGACTGACATGGCTTCAGTTGTTCCTATTGGTGTTTTGATGCTTCTTCCA GTTACTGCAGTTGGGCATGCAGCCATGTTGGCTGCAATTCAGAGATATGTACCGGGTCTG ATTCCATCGACTTATGGACGAGAAAGGTTGGAGCTCTTGAGGCAGCTTGAGAAAGTGAAGCAAATGGCAGCCATTGATGTGGACTCGGATGACGAAGACGACGTAGAAAAATAA
- the LOC112758368 gene encoding uncharacterized protein isoform X9, translating into MRVKLNSSLEDGDFCDALVQALYDAARVFELAIKEHKSLARVSWVSTAWLGVDQNAWVKPVSYQFIQAAVFSLLHAASEISSRRDGSDDRNVNVFVQRSLLRLSAPLEGLIREKLSTQMPEAYEWFWSEQVPAVVASFVNKFEGDGRFSATAVLNGKSMGSSSASDTSLLLLALTCIAVVSKLGPAKVSCSQFFSMIAEITGSLMDMLAGLIPVSQAYNSIKDIGLHREFLVHFGPRAAACRAKDEWGSEEIVFWVNLAQRQLQQVIDKEKIWSRLTTSESIEVLEKDLAIFGFFIALGRSTRSFLLANGFDTLDDPLEDIIRYLIGGSVFYYPQLSSISSYQLYVEVVCEELDWLPFYPGITSITKQTHTHKSKDEGPPNAEAVPQAFYVCSHWIQSFIKYSTWLESPSNVKAAEFLSIGHKKLMQSMEELGMKTEKTLEKEIKKTVDRQRSAVKSIAKDSDSFDEALKSVEEAVTRLEKLLQELHVSSSISGKEHIKAACSDLEKIRKLRKEAEFLEASFRAKADSLQQGVGGGQSHTQVGDDQEFTKGKSRKNANARVDRSKRNVGKSRGFLDIIIPRGSRKSDLEADDNHDEQSPPNVGIMDQESSEFRRFETLRKELMELEKRVENSTYQSENNEDLVVIDDGARYSDAAGSLQLSRVQKKENIIEKSLGKLKETGTDVWQGTQLLAIDVAAATGLLRRALIGDELTEKEKKTLKRTVTDMASVVPIGVLMLLPVTAVGHAAMLAAIQRYVPGLIPSTYGRERLELLRQLEKVKQMAAIDVDSDDEDDVEK; encoded by the exons ATGAGGGTGAAACTTAATAGCTCACTTGAAGATGGAGACTTCTGTGATGCACTTGTTCAAGCTTTATATGACGCTGCCAGGGTTTTTGAATTAGCTATTAAAGAGCATAAATCATTAGCAAGAGTATCCTGGGTTTCAACTGCCTGGCTTGGGGTAGACCAAAATGCATGGGTGAAGCCAGTGTCATATCAG TTCATCCAGGCTGCTGTTTTCTCCTTATTGCATGCGGCAAGTGAAATTTCATCGCGAAGAGATGGCAGCGACGACAGAAATGTCAATGTCTTTGTTCAAAGGAG TTTGCTGAGGCTATCTGCTCCCCTGGAGGGTTTAATTAGAGAAAAATTATCAACCCAAATGCCCGAAGCATATGAATGGTTCTGGTCTGAGCAGGTTCCAGCTGTTGTGGCATCCTTTGTTAATAAGTTTGAAGGGGATGGACGCTTTTCCGCTACTGCTGTTTT GAATGGAAAAAGTATGGGTTCAAGCAGTGCAAGTGACACGTCCCTTCTTCTGCTTGCACTAACATGCATTGCTGTAGTCTCTAAACTTGGCCCGGCCAAAGTTTCTTGTTCACAATTCTTTTCCATGATCGCAGAGATAACTGGTAGTTTAATGGACATGCTGGCTGGTCTAATTCCTGTAAGCCAAGCTTATAATTCTATAAAGGATATTGGTCTGCACAGAGAATTTCTTGTTCATTTTGGGCCAAGAGCTGCAGCCTGTAGAGCAAAAGATGAATGGGGTTCAGAAGAGATTGTTTTCTGGGTGAATCTTGCTCAGAGGCAACTGCAGCAAGTTATTGATAAGGAGAAAATCTGGTCAAGACTGACAACTTCTGAAAGTATTGAG GTTTTGGAGAAGGATTTGGCTATATTTGGATTCTTTATCGCTTTAGGAAGAAGTACACGGTCCTTCCTTTTGGCGAATGGTTTTGATACCCTTGATGATCCACTGGAAGATATCATCAG GTACCTTATAGGAGGCAGCGTTTTTTACTACCCTCAGCTCTCATCCATTAGTTCATACCAATTGTATGTGGAGGTTG TTTGTGAAGAGCTGGACTGGCTTCCTTTTTATCCGGGTATCACCAGCATTACAAAACAGACTCACACgcataaaagtaaagatgaaggtcCCCCAAATGCTGAAGCAGTACCCCAGGCATTTTATGTTTGTTCTCATTGGATTCAGAGCTTTATCAAATATAGTACATGGCTAGAAAGCCCCTCAAATGTGAAAGCAGCTGAATTTCTGTCAATAGG GCACAAGAAGTTGATGCAGTCCATGGAAGAACTTGGGATGAAAAC GGAGAAGACATTAGAAAAAGAGATCAAGAAAACAGTTGATAGACAGAGATCTGCAGTTAAGTCAATTGCAAAAGATTCAGATTCATTTGATGAG GCATTGAAAAGTGTTGAAGAAGCTGTGACAAGACTCGAAAAGTTGCTCCAAGAGTTACATGTATCAAGCTCTATTTCTGGAAAAGAGCATATAAAAGCAGCCTGTTCTGACCTGGAAAAAATACGAAAACTTAGGAAAGAAGCTGAATTCCTGGAAGCATCTTTCAGGGCGAAGGCTGATTCTTTACAGCAG GGAGTTGGTGGTGGTCAGTCTCACACACAAGTTGGTGATGATCAAGAAtttacaaaagggaaaagcagaaAGAATGCAAATGCAAGGGTGGATAGGAGCAAAAG AAATGTTGGAAAATCTCGTGGATTCTTGGACATCATTATACCTCGTGGTAGCAGAAAGTCTGATCTGGAGGCTGAT GATAATCATGATGAGCAGTCTCCACCAAATGTAGGGATCATGGACCAAGAATCCAGTGAATTCCGCCGGTTTGAGACTCTGAGAAAGGAGTTAATGGAACTTGAGAAACGTGTCGAAAATAGTACATATCAATCAGAAAATAACGAG gatttagtagTCATTGATGATGGTGCTCGTTATAGTGATGCTGCTGGATCTCTTCAGTTGTCCAGGGTTCAAAAGAAGGAAAATATCATAGAGAAATCTTTAGGCAAATTAAAAGAAACAGGAACG GATGTCTGGCAAGGAACTCAACTTCTAGCTATTGATGTCGCTGCTGCTACAGGATTGCTTAGAAGGGCTCTGATTGGGGATGAATTGactgagaaggagaagaaaacgcTTAAAAGAACGGTGACTGACATGGCTTCAGTTGTTCCTATTGGTGTTTTGATGCTTCTTCCA GTTACTGCAGTTGGGCATGCAGCCATGTTGGCTGCAATTCAGAGATATGTACCGGGTCTG ATTCCATCGACTTATGGACGAGAAAGGTTGGAGCTCTTGAGGCAGCTTGAGAAAGTGAAGCAAATGGCAGCCATTGATGTGGACTCGGATGACGAAGACGACGTAGAAAAATAA